Below is a window of candidate division KSB1 bacterium DNA.
AAAATGCAGAAGAGCAACCTCTTTGAAACTGGGAATTTTTTCTGTGACATCTATTGTCTGGAGCCCGGGCAAATCCAAAAGCCGCATACCCACGAGGGAGCTGACAAAGTATATTTTGTACTCGAAGGCCAAGCCAAGATTCAAGTCGGCGAGGAGGAGAAAGTCGTTAAACAAAACGAAATCTGTCTGGCAGAGTCAGGTCTTGTCCACGGG
It encodes the following:
- a CDS encoding cupin domain-containing protein, with translation MSYFKNIQSQVRFSAEKMQKSNLFETGNFFCDIYCLEPGQIQKPHTHEGADKVYFVLEGQAKIQVGEEEKVVKQNEICLAESGLVHGVKNTSNERLTLLVFMAPNPNV